The genomic window CGCGCATCACCACGCAGCCGGCAAGCGTCAGCGCCCTGCGCGGCGAGAGTGCGACGTTCACCGTCGTGGCGACGGGCCGTCCGGCCCCGACCTACCAGTGGCGGCGCAACGGCACGGCCATCCCGGGGGCGACGGCGGCGACCTGTACGATCGCCGCGGTGCAGCCGTCCGACGCCGGCAGCTACGACGTGGCGGCCACGAATGTCGCGGGCACGGCGGTCAGCACGCTCGCCCGCCTGACCGTGACCTCCGCCGACCTCGCGCCGGTCATCACCACCCAGCCGCGCAGTCTGACGGCGGTGGTGGGCCGCAGCGCCGCGATGTTGGTCAGCGCCACCGGCGTGCCCGCGCCGACGTACCAGTGGTACAAGGACGGCGCGCTCGTGAAGGGCGCGACGGCCGCCACGCTGACGTTTGACCCGGTGCGGCCGCCGCTCGCGGGGAGTTACACCGTCGTCGTCGCGAACCGCGCCGGCGTGGTCACCTCCAACGCCGCCACGCTGCGCGTGATCGGCCGCAGCTATGCCGGCTGCTACTTCGGCCGGATCGGCAGCATCGGCTTCTTCGCGATCCAGATTCGCGACGACAACACCGGCGTGTTCCTCGGCTACCTGACCTCGATGCAAGTGCCGTTCATCGCGCTCGAGGTGACGGTCGACGACGACGGTCACTTCCACTTCGGCTCGGTCGTCGCCCCGGCGGGCGGCGCCTCGATCGCCGCGGACGGCGTGGGCACCGAGGCGGATCCGCTCGAGTTCACCTTCGACGGCGCGATCTCCGAATCGGGCGAGCTCTCCGGCACCATCACCGGCGCCGCGGATGCCGACCTCAGCGCGACCCGCGCGTCGGACACCGGCACGACCGGCGAATACGCCGGGTTCTACCAGGCCTCGGCCGCCGGCTCGGCGGCGACGACGTACACCATCGTGAGCCCCGAGGGCGAGGCGCTGGTGATCACGCAGACCGACAGCGGCGTCGATGCCGGCACCGGCACGATCGACAGCTCCGGTGCGATGGCCATCACCACGGTGAACAACCAGACGATCGCGGCGACCATCGCGGACGCGACCATTGCGGCGCAGGTCACGACGGCGGACGGCAAGACCACGAACTTCGCGGGCGGCACCGAGACGGTGCTGGCCGTGCAGCGGCTGGCCAACCTCTCGTCGCGCGCGACGATCGATCGCGGCGGTTTTGCGATCGCCGGCCTGGTCATCACCGGCCAGGAGGCCAAACCCGTGCTCCTGCGCGTGGTCGGCCCCGGCCTGAAGCAGTTCGGCATCGCCGACTTCCTCGCGCGTCCGCGCCTGCAGCTCTACTCGGGCCAGACGGTCATCGCGACGAACGAAGGCTGGAGCACCGGCAACGTCGAGGAGACCGCGGCGGCGGCCGCCATGGTCGGCGGTTTCCCGCTGGACAAGGGCAGCACCGACGCGGGCATGGTCATCACTCTCGCCCCCGGCCAGTACACCATCATGGTGACGGCGGCCGACGGCGGTGCGGGCACGTTCCTCGTCGAGGCGTACGACCTCGCGGCACCGAGCGTGGGCCAGAAGATGGTTAACATCTCGACGCGCGCGCACGTGGCCGCGGGGCGTCCGGTCATCGCCGGCTTCGTCGTCAGCGGCACGGTGCCGAAGCGCCTGCTCATCCGCGGCGCGGGCCCGACGCTCGTCGAACTGGGCATCACCGACCCGGTCGCGCAGCCGCGCCTCGCCGTTTATCACGAGGGCAAGGTCATCGCGGAGAACGCCGGCTGGACGGCCGACGGGAACGCGGCGCAGATCGCCGCGGTGGGCGCCCAGATCGGGGCCTTCGGCTTCACCTCCACCCGCGACGCGGCGCTCCTGCTCACGGTCGAACCGGGGGTTTACTCGGTCGTGCTGTCGAGCGACAGTGGCGTGCCGGCGACGGCGCTGGTGGAAGTGTACGAAGCGCCCTGACCGGTCTGCCCATGTCCCTCCGCAAAGTTCTCCTGTTCGTCCTGATTCTGGCCGCCGTCGCGCTGGCCTGGTTCGCCTGGCGGCGGGCCGGACCGGCGACGCCGGCCGCGGCAACGCGCGGCGCGGGGACGTCTTCGCGTCCGGCGGCCACCGCGACGGCGGGCGCCCCGGCGGACTTTGCGGCGCAGTTTGACGCGGCGCGGACGCTGACCGACCGCGGGCAGCGGAATCGCGAATTTGGCCGGCTCTTCCGGGCGTGGCTGGACCGCGATGCCGCGGGCGCGGTGGCGTGGTTGCGGCAACAGCCGCGCGACGCGGCGGAGTTCACGCCGCTGCTGCTCATGGCGCTGGACACGCTGGTGCGAACGGATCCCGACGCGGCGCTGGCGCTGGCGGGCGAGTTGGCGACGAATCGCGACCAGCGCGCCGGCTACAGCGTGATCTTTGCGGTGCTCGCGCAGCAGGACCCCGCCGCGGCGGCGCGCCGGTTGGCGCGGGTGCCGGGTGGGGAGGCGCGGGAGCTGGCGTTGCGCGCGGTGGCGGCGGCCTGGGCGCGGCGGAATTCCACGGCGGCGCTGGGCTGGGCGGAAGGCCTGGCGGACGACGACCGCGAGATGGCGGTCGAAAGCGTTTTGGCGGATCTCGTGCATGCCGATCCCCTGCGGGTGATCGAAGTCGCGCAGCGCTCGCTGCACGGCGAGGCGCTGGCGCGGACGCTGACGGCCGCGTTGCATGGCCTCGTGCGCACGGATCCGGTGGCGGCTTCGGCCATCGTGCCCCTGTTGCCCGCGGGCGAGGGGCAGGTCGTGGCCGCAGCGGCTGTGGCGCGCGCGCTCGTCGCGAAAAGCCCGGCGGAAGCGGTGAGTTGGGTGAACGGTTTGACGAACGACACCGCGCGGCGCACCGCGATGGCGCGGCTGCTGGAAACCTGGACGGCGACCGACGCCGAGGCGGCTGGGCGCCACGTGGCGTCGCTCCCGCCGGCGCAACAGGCGACTGACGCGCCGGTGGTGGCCGGCATCATGGCGGCGAAGAACGAGCAGGCCGCTCTGGCCTGGGCGCAGGCGCTCAGCACCGCCGAAGCGCAGGGCGTGGCCTTGGCGGCAGCGGCGAACGCGTGGTCGCAGCGTGATGGGGCGGCGGCCAGTCGCTGGGTGGCGGACAACGCGGCGCGGCTGGGCGAGCGGACGCCGGAGACGCTGCAGGCGGCGCTTTCGTATTGGATTTTGCAGGACGCCGCGGCGGCGCAGCGGTTCGTCGGCGCGCTGGCGCCGGCGCTGCAGGCCGGCGCGGCGGAGTTCGTGGCGCCGCTCCTGGCGCAGAAGAACCCGACGGCCGCGCTGGCTTGGGCGCAGAGCCTGCCGAGCGCGGAAGCGCGCGACGCCGCGGTTGCGGCCGCCTTCGTGCGCTGGCGCCGCAACGCGCCCACCGCCGCCGACGCCTGGCTCGCGGCTACGCCCCTCCCGGTCGAGACGAAGGCCAGGCTGGCGCCGCCTGCGCGCTAACACCGCTGCACTCCGATTCCGCCCGTCGAGCCAACAGCGGCGTGGGGACGAAACCCGAATCTTACAGGGAGTGACGCAGACCGACGGTCGGACTGGCGCCCTGAATTTCCGTTCGCTCTCCGGCTCACCTTCGCCCGGCGGAACTCGTCGTGGGAATACTTTTCTCCAGCGGCGAAAAATTCCGCTTGCCAGCTAACACGTTTTAGCATCCATTCGGGCTAAATCGATTCAGCCGCCCCCCTATCATGAATACCGATTTCAAGCCCCGCGGGGTGTATTCCGCGCAATGGATTCCAACCGACGCCGAGGGTCGGACGAAGCGCGGAGCACTGGCCCGCCATATGGCCTTTGAGCGAAAACAGGGCGTCGCCGGCTTCCTGGCGCTGGGGAGCTCCGGCCAGTTCCCGCTCTTCACGCTTACCCAGCGGCGGCGGATCCTCGAGGCGGTCCTTGCTTCAGCCGAGTCCCTGCCCGTCATCGCCAACGTCACAGCGCTGCGCGTCGGCGACGCCATCGAGCTCGGACGGCATGCAAAATCGGCCGGAGCGCGCGCGATCGCGCTGATGCCCCCGATGTTCTACCCCCTGTCCCAGGCCGACATCCTGGCCCATTTCCTGGCGGTCGCGGATGCCGTCCGCTTGCCGGTGATGCTCTACAATTTTCCCGAGCTCACTGGGAAGAAGATCGAGCTCGCCACAATTTCAGCCTTTGCCGACCGCGCGTCGATGGCGGCGATCAAACAGAGCGGCGGTGAGTTCTCCTACCATCGCGAGCTCATCGCGCTCGGCCGCAAAAAGGGGTTTGTTGTCATGTCAGGAGCGGACACGCGGCTGCAGGAGGTCTTTGCCCTCGGCGGGGCGGGCTGCATCGGCGGCCTCGTCAACATCGTGCCCGAGGTGATGGTTGCAATCTACCGGGCCAGCACCGCGGCGACGAAGACCGACATCGCCGCGCCGGCTGCGCTGATGGTCGAAGTGGGGCGGATCGTCGATCAACTGACCTTCCCAGTGAACGTGGGGGCCGGGCTCCAGGCCCGCGGTTTCGAAGCGGGCGAGCCCCAGATGCCGATCTCGGCCCAATCGAAAGTTTTGTATCGACGCATTGTCGCCGAGCTCCGTGCGGTCCTTGCAAAGGCGGGACTCACGGCGCCGGCCGAATCCCGTCCACGCGTCAAGGCCTGAGGCACGCCGCCATCGTCCATGACGAACGCACTGAGAGCACAGCCAGCGGAGTCCCTCCGTCCCGCCTACAAATGGTGGGTGGTCGGCATGCTTTGGTTCGTCTGTTTCTTCAACTACGCCGACCGGCAGGCAATCAGCTCGGTGCTTCCGCTGCTGGCGCGCGAGTTCAACCTCGATGATGTGGCGCTGGGCTGGATCGGCTCCGCGTTTGCCTGGGTCTATGCCGCGGCGGCGCCGGTAGCTGGTCTGATTGCGGACCGGCGGCCCCGCAAGATCCTGATCCTCGTGGCGTGCGTGGTCTGGAGCTTCTTCACGCTTGCCACCGCGTGGTGCCAGGGGGTGACGGCGCTGTTCGTGATCCGCGCGCTGACGGGGCTGGGCGAGACGTTCTACTTTCCAGCGGCGATGTCGCTGCTGAGCGACTATCATGGCCAGGGCACGCGTTCGCGGGCGATGTCGTGGCACCAGTCGGCGGTCTATGCGGGGACGATTCTGGGGAGCTGGCTCGCGGCTGAACTCGCGGAACGGCACGGCTGGCGGGCGCCGTTCTGGTGGTTTGGCCCGATCGGAATCGTCCTCGCGCTCGTCCTGTTCTGGGCGTTGCGCGAGCCGCGCCGGGGTTCGTCGGGCGCGGTGGCCGAGGCCCAGCATCCGGCCGTCGGCACCACCTCGCTTCCGATTGGCCAGACGTTGCGCCTGCTCTTCCATACGCCGGTGGCGCTGCTGCTGATGGGCGCCTTCCTCTGCGCGAATTTCGTGGCGGTGATCTTCCTCACCTGGACCCCCAAGTTCCTGGTTGAAAAGTTCGGCTACTCGCTCGGGTCCGCCGGCCTCACCGGCACGCTCTACATTCATCTGGCGAGCGCACTCGTCGTGCCGATTGCCGGGTGGCTCGCGGACTGGCTGGGGGCGCGGCTGCGCTTCGGCCGGATCCTCGTGCAACTGATCGGACTCTCGGTCGGCGCAATCTTCGTCTTCATCGTCGGCCACACCGAAAGCCGCGTGACCCTGGTGACGGCGATGACCTTGTTCGGTGTCTGCAAGGGGATGTACGACTCGGGCATCTTTGCGGCGCTGTACGACGCGATCGAGCCATCGGCCCGCGGCACCGCGGCCGGAATCATGAACACCGTCGGCTGGGCCGGTGGTGCCCTCGGGCCTTTGGCCGTCGGCATTGCCACTCGCTATGGACGGCACCCGCGTCTCATCGACAACATGAGCGAGGCGATCGCCCTCGGCTCGGTCGTCTATGTTGCCGGCGCCCTTTTGCTTGGAATTGCCGCCTGGCACCGCGCCCGGCACGCCGAGTAACGGCCGCTTCAGCCGGTCACGTCCGTCCCCTTTTCCCCAAGATACCACGATGCCTCAAAACACACCCACCATCCGCGGAGCGCGCGCCCGTCATCTTTGCTCGCGCGTCCTTCTGGTTCTCGTTTGCGGCCTGATGACGTGCCTGGCGGTCAGCCGGGTCGAAGCCGCGAGCCTTTCCGGCACGGTGAGCAATGCCGCCACCCGCCGTTTCCTCGAGGGCGCCCGGGTCGACGTTCCCGCGTTGGGCCTGTCGGCCATCACCGATCAGACGGGCAACTACCTCCTGCTCGACCTGCCGGCGGGCACGCATCAGGTCGTCGCCTCCTACACCGGCCTGGATCCGATCCACGCCACCGTCGCGGTGGGCGGCTCCGACCGCGCGGTGCACAATTTCGACCTGACCGCCGAAGTATACCGGTTGGAGGAGTTCCGGGTGTCCGGCGAACGCGAGGGCAATGCCGCCTCGATCACGCGGCAGCGCACCGCCGACAATGTGAAGAGCGTCGTCGCGCTCGATGCGTTCGGCCGGCTCAGCAACGACAACGCCGGCGAACTCCTCGTCCGGCTGCCAGGCATCGGCGGTCGGCTCGATGATGAGGGCAACATCACCGGCGTCATGATCCGCGGCACCGCCCCCGGCTTGAACACCGTCAGCGTCGATGGCAATCTCCAGGCCAGCACGGGTGGCATGGGCCGTGATTTCCGGCCGCACGCCATCTCGGGCGCGCTGTTCGACGAGATCGACGTGGTCAAGGCGCCGACGCCCGACATGCCGGCCGATTCGCTCGGCGGCTCGGTGAACTTCAAAACGCGCTCCGCCCTCGACATGAAGGAGACCCGGCGTTTCGCGTATCGCCTCTCGGGCCGCTGGGCTGCGCCGTTCTACGACACCATCCCGATGCGCGAGCAGCGGCGGCTCCATCCGCTGCTGAACGCGAGCTACCAGGAGGTGTTCAACGCCTTTGGCGGCACCCACAACCTCGGCATCTCCGTGGACGCCTTCTACAGCGAGAACGTATCCGGCTACTACAAGATGATCCAGGACTACGAGTACACGCTGAACTCGCCGGCGTACGTCTGGGATTACCGCACCACCGACGGCTACAACAACCGCAAGCAGACGAGCACCAACTTCAAGGTCGATTACCGGCTCTCCGACAACTCCCGGTTCTTCCTCAACTTCCTCTACAACGACGCGTTCGAGCCGTACAACCGCCTCTATACGATGCGCGCCTACACGTCGCGCAGCGTGGGTACCACCAGCTCCTCCGGCATTGCGCCCGGCTACACCGAGGATGTCACGCAGGTGAACCCCATCTCGTCGTCGCGCGTGCAGCTCAACTCCACGATGTACAGCTTCATGACGCGGGAGCGGCAGCTGAACCTCGGCGGCAAGCACGAGTTCGACCGCTGGAAGCTCGATTACGACGCGAATTACAATTACAGCCACCCGAACCTCGGCAACGGCCGGACGCCGGACCAAAGCGGCGGCATCTTCACGATGAACACGACGAAGACGGGTTGGATCCTGGACAAGACCGGGAGCGACATCTACCCGCAGTTCACCCAGACGTCCGGCGCCAGTCTGTCGAGCATTGCCAGCTACGGCAGCGGTCAGCTCGTCACCCGCAACGGCGGGCGCGATACCGATATCTACGCCGCTTCCGCCAACGCCAGCTACGTCCTGCCGACGACGCTCAAGGCAATCGTCAAGGCCGGCGCCCGCTACCGGTCCGAGCGCTTCGATGTCACGGCGGGCGATCGGCAGTGGGCGTATGCCGGCGGCGCGCTCGGCTCGTTGGTTGATCCGTCGATCGTGACCTCGGGCGAGCTGCGGCACGGCATCGACCTGCCCTATGTCGAGTCGTCGCTCGCG from Opitutus sp. ER46 includes these protein-coding regions:
- a CDS encoding dihydrodipicolinate synthase family protein; translation: MNTDFKPRGVYSAQWIPTDAEGRTKRGALARHMAFERKQGVAGFLALGSSGQFPLFTLTQRRRILEAVLASAESLPVIANVTALRVGDAIELGRHAKSAGARAIALMPPMFYPLSQADILAHFLAVADAVRLPVMLYNFPELTGKKIELATISAFADRASMAAIKQSGGEFSYHRELIALGRKKGFVVMSGADTRLQEVFALGGAGCIGGLVNIVPEVMVAIYRASTAATKTDIAAPAALMVEVGRIVDQLTFPVNVGAGLQARGFEAGEPQMPISAQSKVLYRRIVAELRAVLAKAGLTAPAESRPRVKA
- a CDS encoding MFS transporter, which encodes MTNALRAQPAESLRPAYKWWVVGMLWFVCFFNYADRQAISSVLPLLAREFNLDDVALGWIGSAFAWVYAAAAPVAGLIADRRPRKILILVACVVWSFFTLATAWCQGVTALFVIRALTGLGETFYFPAAMSLLSDYHGQGTRSRAMSWHQSAVYAGTILGSWLAAELAERHGWRAPFWWFGPIGIVLALVLFWALREPRRGSSGAVAEAQHPAVGTTSLPIGQTLRLLFHTPVALLLMGAFLCANFVAVIFLTWTPKFLVEKFGYSLGSAGLTGTLYIHLASALVVPIAGWLADWLGARLRFGRILVQLIGLSVGAIFVFIVGHTESRVTLVTAMTLFGVCKGMYDSGIFAALYDAIEPSARGTAAGIMNTVGWAGGALGPLAVGIATRYGRHPRLIDNMSEAIALGSVVYVAGALLLGIAAWHRARHAE
- a CDS encoding TonB-dependent receptor, producing MTCLAVSRVEAASLSGTVSNAATRRFLEGARVDVPALGLSAITDQTGNYLLLDLPAGTHQVVASYTGLDPIHATVAVGGSDRAVHNFDLTAEVYRLEEFRVSGEREGNAASITRQRTADNVKSVVALDAFGRLSNDNAGELLVRLPGIGGRLDDEGNITGVMIRGTAPGLNTVSVDGNLQASTGGMGRDFRPHAISGALFDEIDVVKAPTPDMPADSLGGSVNFKTRSALDMKETRRFAYRLSGRWAAPFYDTIPMREQRRLHPLLNASYQEVFNAFGGTHNLGISVDAFYSENVSGYYKMIQDYEYTLNSPAYVWDYRTTDGYNNRKQTSTNFKVDYRLSDNSRFFLNFLYNDAFEPYNRLYTMRAYTSRSVGTTSSSGIAPGYTEDVTQVNPISSSRVQLNSTMYSFMTRERQLNLGGKHEFDRWKLDYDANYNYSHPNLGNGRTPDQSGGIFTMNTTKTGWILDKTGSDIYPQFTQTSGASLSSIASYGSGQLVTRNGGRDTDIYAASANASYVLPTTLKAIVKAGARYRSERFDVTAGDRQWAYAGGALGSLVDPSIVTSGELRHGIDLPYVESSLAMRSIREHPEFWKENLYYAESGRLSDSSQVTEDVLAAYLQSQVTVKRLRILIGSRFERTDVDAFGRIAAKSLTTAAQQAADPIGSARLDYDHPQTTRGHYADWFPGVYLTYRIAPNLQARANWSNSIGRPAASQLTPSRTVSDTNGTVTINNPSLKPQHAENWDASLEYYFEPVGLLSVGVFRKDLTDFITSAQVGVIGTGPDNGYNGDYSGYGLISAFNGGNARMQGIELNYQQQFSFLPGLLKGLGVFANYTQLTTNGDYGESTVRSTSEIANFVPKTANGGLTYKYRRFGARVLVNYTGRYLSNYSADPSRLQYRMAKTTVNLGTSYELTKGLSLFCDLANIFNAPQKLYRGLSSSHISAATYNGTVMTFGVSGRF